A portion of the Phycodurus eques isolate BA_2022a chromosome 3, UOR_Pequ_1.1, whole genome shotgun sequence genome contains these proteins:
- the LOC133399566 gene encoding zinc finger protein OZF-like, which translates to MPCLQQMRCDVVVDKKGGKKNKEVLGNAWKRSKHEFQLVYVVRSLNYSAKMLKDLVRERLITAADEIFGLFETTIASYEEQLCRAREETERHRRQLEAVCKTQIVIRIEDLQRLITHQEELPTQLQEQPQPPNVEEEKEEASVSVLPLNGVSVEECKEEPPEPSQLPLDTLSGDHSGEQPPDIPLGPFTQSDHTQEPLRSNTGCEGDSEQPECSKKKMTLGKKSPGKTSPCKRRPVKKSPVKKNPVKKSPGKKSYGKKSYAKKSPGKKSLGKKTTLKRKKHPTRKENYKCSICDKRFARNGHRTRHMKTHTGEKPFGCSVCGKKFSRKEHLELHTRTHTGEKPFGCSVCGTTFSRKESMEIHMRKHTGEKPYRCSICSKKFSVRSNLGTHMRIHTGEKPFHCLVCGESYAHSNSLTLHMRTHKK; encoded by the exons ATGCCTTGCTTGCAACAAATGCGTTGTGACGTCGTCGTGGACAAAAAGGGCGGAAAGAAGAATAAGGAAGTGCTCGGAAACGCTTGGAAGAGGAGCAAGCACGAGTTTCAACTTGTGTACGTTGTGCGATCGTTGAACTACAGCGCCAAAATGCTGAAAGATTTGGTAAGGGAGCGACTCATTACGGCGGCGGACGAAATCTTCGGACtgtttgaaacaacgatcgcgTCGTACGAGGAGCAACTTTGTCGAGCGAGAGAGGAGACCGAGCGACACCGGCGGCAACTTGAAGCTGTTTGCAAGACTCAAATTGTCATACGCATCGAAG ATCTTCAAAGGCTGATTACTCACCAAGAAGAACTTCCCACTCAGCTGCAAGAGCAGCCACAGCCCCCCAACGTtgaagaggaaaaggaggaggccAGTGTCAGTGTGTTGCCACTGAATGGCGTTTCTGTGGAAGAGTGTAAAGAGGAACCACCCGAGCCATCACAGCTTCCTCTTGACACTCTGAGTGGAGACCACAGTGGAGAACAACCACCAGACATCCCCTTGGGTCCATTTACACAAAGTGACCACACGCAAGAACCTTTGAGGAGCAACACGGGTTGTGAAGGTGACAGCGAACAGCCGGAATGCTCTAAAAAGAAGATGACTCTTGGAAAAAAGAGTCCTGGCAAAACGAGTCCTTGCAAAAGGAGACCTGTCAAAAAGAGTCCTGTCAAAAAGAATCCTGTCAAAAAGAGTCCTGGCAAAAAGAGTTATGGCAAAAAGAGTTATGCCAAAAAGAGTCCTGGCAAAAAGAGTCTTGGCAAAAAGACAACTCTAAAGCGCAAGAAACACCCAACACGTAAAGAAAACTACAAATGCTCAATTTGTGATAAAAGGTTTGCTCGAAACGGACATAGgacaagacacatgaaaacgcacacaggagaaaaacccttcggttgctcagtttgtggtaaaaagTTCTCGCGAAAGGAACATCTGGAATTACATACAAGgacacacactggggaaaaaccCTTTGGTTGCTCAGTTTGCGGCACAACGTTCTCTAGAAAAGAAAGCATGGAAATAcacatgagaaaacacacaggagaaaaaccctatCGTTGCTCAATATGCAGTAAAAAGTTCAGTGTAAGGTCAAACTTGGGAACACATATGAgaatacacacaggagaaaaacctttccATTGTTTAGTGTGTGGTGAAAGCTATGCTCATAGCAACAGTTTGACTCTACACATGCGgacacacaaaaagtaa